A genomic region of Janthinobacterium lividum contains the following coding sequences:
- the fdhE gene encoding formate dehydrogenase accessory protein FdhE — translation MVQRILQPGEIEGLDHNAIPRLLLPQPDSLFKARALRLRELAQGKIKGIPVDAGMQGYLVLMAALADAQAAVVGKLAPGAVPAADPDALRRAIQHRMPVLPVSGARPPVWRDIFASLLDELAATATSQPALSGGLTQVLAQLRALDASALDACADAVLDENGDNLNPMHAPFVAAALQILWSVSASELRAARVPDLETGTLCPVCGSHPVASVIRIGGGSQGYRYLHCGICESEWHMVRVKCSTCEQNGKIAYQGLDAADAAPFDPVTAKDDKLPNKANDPKKVARAETCDDCHTYRKVFNQEHDYNVEPLADDLASLMLDLLVGEAGYQRASGNPLLWLGKSDSSEGQQS, via the coding sequence CGCGCGCCTTGCGCTTGCGCGAACTGGCGCAGGGAAAAATCAAGGGCATTCCCGTCGATGCGGGCATGCAGGGCTACCTGGTGCTGATGGCCGCGCTGGCCGATGCGCAGGCCGCCGTGGTGGGAAAACTGGCGCCCGGCGCCGTGCCGGCCGCCGACCCGGACGCGCTGCGCCGCGCCATCCAGCACCGCATGCCCGTGCTGCCCGTCAGCGGCGCCCGTCCGCCCGTCTGGCGCGACATCTTTGCCAGCCTGCTCGATGAACTGGCCGCCACGGCGACAAGCCAGCCGGCATTGTCCGGCGGCCTGACGCAGGTGCTGGCCCAGCTGCGCGCGCTCGATGCCTCTGCGCTGGACGCCTGCGCCGATGCCGTGCTCGATGAAAACGGCGACAACCTCAATCCCATGCATGCGCCGTTCGTCGCGGCCGCCCTGCAAATTTTATGGTCGGTGTCGGCCAGCGAATTGCGCGCCGCGCGCGTGCCGGACCTGGAAACGGGCACCCTGTGCCCCGTCTGCGGTTCGCACCCCGTCGCCAGCGTGATCCGCATCGGCGGCGGGTCGCAGGGCTACCGCTACCTGCACTGCGGCATCTGCGAAAGCGAATGGCATATGGTGCGCGTGAAGTGCTCGACCTGCGAACAGAATGGCAAGATCGCCTACCAGGGCCTGGACGCTGCCGACGCCGCGCCGTTCGACCCCGTGACGGCAAAGGACGACAAATTGCCCAACAAGGCGAACGATCCGAAGAAGGTGGCGCGCGCGGAAACCTGCGACGACTGCCACACCTACCGCAAGGTCTTCAACCAGGAACACGATTACAACGTCGAACCGCTGGCCGACGACCTTGCCAGCCTGATGCTCGACCTGCTGGTGGGCGAAGCGGGCTACCAGCGCGCCAGCGGCAATCCGCTGCTGTGGCTGGGGAAGAGCGACAGCAGCGAGGGCCAGCAGTCATGA
- a CDS encoding DUF1987 domain-containing protein, translating to MQLPSPLFIAATPSSPEIDFRFEQHTLSIKGESYPENAAAFYGPLIAAVRAYLEGCREAAITVNVSLAYFNSSSTKMLFTLFDTLNQAAVDGNQVRLNWYHDEDDDTILEFGQELQQDFTALDFRDHPVQGS from the coding sequence ATGCAATTACCGTCACCACTGTTCATCGCCGCGACCCCGAGTTCGCCCGAAATCGACTTCCGTTTCGAGCAGCACACCCTGTCGATCAAGGGCGAGTCGTACCCGGAAAACGCGGCCGCCTTCTATGGCCCGCTGATCGCCGCCGTGCGCGCCTACCTGGAAGGCTGCCGCGAAGCAGCCATCACCGTCAACGTCTCGCTGGCCTACTTCAACAGCTCCAGCACGAAGATGCTGTTTACCCTGTTCGACACCCTGAACCAGGCGGCCGTGGACGGCAACCAGGTGCGCCTGAACTGGTATCACGACGAGGACGACGACACCATCCTGGAATTCGGCCAGGAGCTGCAGCAGGACTTCACTGCGCTGGACTTCCGCGACCATCCCGTGCAGGGCAGTTAG
- the selB gene encoding selenocysteine-specific translation elongation factor gives MIVGTAGHIDHGKTTLTRALTGVHTDRLKEEQARGISIELGYAYLPLADGTVLGVIDVPGHEKFIRTMASGVTGIDFALLVVAADDGVMPQTHEHLAILQLLGVTQGAVALTKIDRADGARVAQVEADIEVLLAGTPLAGSPIFPTAANRDNDAGVAALLAHLTQAARSLPQRDERRLFRLGVDRVFTLSGQGTIVTGTALAGRVQVGDMLQLAPGGAQARVRSIHAQNRAAGTGMAGQRLALNLAGIDRERIERGNWIVAPELAQCAERLDVELTLLPDAGVHLKAWSPLHVHLGAAHQLARAVMLDGETLSPGQTGRVQLVFESPMHGVPGDRFVVRNAQATQTVGGGMVLDPFGPARKRRSPARLAWLDALAAFVAHGDYAALLAQGPLGLRESLLVRLSLLPADALALPPDTRRIALRGGDALLVAPPALLALEGRVLAALETFHARAPDEAGPELWRLKRIVDAEMEDVLWSHLVEGLLARGEVLARGASLHLPTHSVELTPQEQAVAEPLLAALEQGRSDPPWTRDLARGFGLAEDETRRLLRKLAKAGQISQVVHDLFYHQTALAELAQLVRELAHKEEGDAGLPAGNGAVGAATFRDASGLGRKRAIQVLEFFDRVGYTRRVGNGHLLRPQALWSYTTALPKS, from the coding sequence ATGATCGTCGGCACCGCAGGCCATATCGACCATGGCAAGACGACGCTGACGCGCGCGCTGACGGGCGTGCACACGGACCGCCTGAAGGAAGAGCAGGCGCGCGGCATTTCGATAGAACTCGGTTACGCCTATCTGCCGCTGGCGGACGGCACGGTGCTGGGCGTGATCGACGTGCCTGGCCACGAAAAATTCATCCGCACCATGGCCTCCGGCGTGACGGGCATCGACTTCGCCCTGCTGGTGGTGGCCGCCGACGATGGCGTCATGCCGCAGACGCACGAGCATCTGGCCATCTTGCAGCTGCTGGGCGTGACGCAGGGCGCCGTGGCGCTGACCAAGATCGACCGCGCCGATGGCGCCCGCGTGGCGCAGGTGGAAGCGGATATCGAAGTGCTGCTGGCCGGCACGCCGCTGGCGGGCAGCCCGATTTTCCCCACGGCCGCCAATCGCGACAATGATGCCGGCGTGGCCGCTTTGCTAGCGCATCTGACGCAAGCGGCGCGCAGCCTGCCGCAGCGTGACGAACGGCGCTTGTTCCGCCTCGGCGTGGACCGGGTGTTCACCTTGTCGGGGCAGGGCACCATCGTCACCGGCACGGCGCTGGCGGGACGGGTGCAAGTGGGCGACATGCTGCAACTGGCGCCCGGTGGCGCGCAAGCGCGGGTGCGCAGCATCCATGCGCAGAACCGCGCAGCCGGGACGGGCATGGCGGGCCAGAGATTGGCGCTGAACCTGGCAGGCATCGACCGCGAGCGCATCGAGCGGGGCAACTGGATCGTCGCGCCCGAGCTGGCGCAGTGTGCCGAGCGCCTCGACGTGGAACTGACCCTGCTGCCCGACGCGGGAGTACACCTGAAAGCCTGGTCGCCGCTGCACGTGCACCTGGGCGCGGCGCACCAGCTGGCGCGCGCCGTCATGCTCGATGGCGAAACCCTGTCGCCGGGACAGACGGGCAGGGTACAACTGGTATTCGAGTCTCCCATGCACGGCGTGCCGGGCGACCGTTTCGTCGTGCGCAACGCGCAGGCGACGCAAACGGTGGGCGGCGGCATGGTACTCGATCCGTTCGGGCCTGCGCGTAAGCGGCGCAGCCCGGCCAGGCTGGCCTGGCTCGATGCGCTGGCCGCGTTTGTCGCGCACGGCGACTATGCGGCCCTGCTGGCGCAAGGCCCGCTGGGCTTGCGCGAATCGTTGCTGGTGCGCCTGTCCTTGTTGCCGGCGGACGCCCTGGCGCTGCCGCCCGACACGCGGCGTATCGCCCTGCGCGGTGGCGACGCCCTGCTGGTGGCGCCACCGGCGTTGCTGGCGCTGGAAGGGCGGGTGCTGGCGGCATTGGAAACCTTCCACGCGCGCGCCCCCGACGAGGCGGGGCCGGAACTGTGGCGTTTGAAACGCATCGTCGACGCGGAGATGGAAGACGTCTTGTGGAGCCACCTGGTCGAAGGCTTGCTGGCGCGCGGCGAGGTACTGGCGCGCGGCGCCAGCCTGCACTTGCCGACGCACAGCGTGGAACTGACGCCGCAGGAGCAGGCGGTGGCCGAGCCCTTGCTGGCCGCCCTGGAGCAGGGACGATCCGATCCCCCATGGACGCGCGACCTGGCGCGCGGCTTCGGCCTGGCCGAGGATGAAACGCGCCGGCTGTTGCGCAAACTTGCCAAGGCAGGGCAGATCAGCCAGGTCGTGCACGACCTGTTTTATCACCAGACGGCGCTGGCCGAGCTGGCGCAGCTGGTGCGGGAACTGGCGCACAAGGAGGAAGGGGATGCAGGCTTGCCGGCCGGTAATGGCGCCGTGGGCGCGGCCACCTTCCGCGACGCCAGCGGCCTGGGCCGCAAGCGGGCGATCCAGGTTTTGGAATTTTTTGACCGCGTCGGTTATACTCGCCGTGTTGGCAATGGGCATCTATTACGCCCGCAAGCGTTGTGGTCCTACACCACAGCCTTGCCCAAGAGCTAG
- the selA gene encoding L-seryl-tRNA(Sec) selenium transferase codes for MTTGQTVRLPSVDRILGDTACLALIAHHGRVQTLACARAVLAELRTAMLAGAVCEEGASIAAIAAHMEERLQSQSRSQLRAVFNLTGTVLHTNLGRALLPDAAVQAVVEALQWPMNLEFDLETGKRGDRDDLVEELLRELTGAEAATVVNNNAAAVLLMLNTLAQNREVIVSRGELVEIGGAFRIPDVMTRAGAVLREVGSTNRTHLADYANGVNDDTALLMKVHCSNYAITGFTKSVELDELVPLAAKHHVPTAVDLGSGTLVDLAQYGLPHETTVRETIAAGADLVTFSGDKLLGGPQCGVIVGRADLIAKIKRNPLKRALRVGKLTLAALEPVLQLYRAPDLLAERLTTLRLLTRPAAVMRAQAQTLLPLLQSVLGATYMVTAEAMKSQIGSGALPVDQLPSFGLAIRSAPGSRLSNPLGVLEQRLRALPCPVIGRIGQDTLWLDLRCLEAAHVTTFIAQLAGLSA; via the coding sequence ATGACGACGGGGCAAACCGTGCGCCTGCCATCGGTAGACCGCATCCTGGGAGACACGGCTTGCCTGGCCCTGATTGCGCACCATGGCCGCGTGCAAACGCTGGCCTGTGCGCGCGCCGTGCTGGCCGAACTGCGCACCGCCATGCTGGCGGGTGCCGTGTGCGAAGAGGGCGCGTCGATTGCCGCCATCGCCGCGCACATGGAAGAACGGCTGCAATCGCAATCGCGTTCGCAACTGCGCGCCGTGTTCAACCTGACGGGCACCGTGCTGCACACGAACCTGGGCCGCGCGCTGCTGCCCGACGCCGCCGTGCAAGCCGTGGTGGAAGCGTTGCAGTGGCCGATGAACCTGGAATTCGACCTGGAAACGGGCAAGCGCGGCGACCGCGACGACCTCGTCGAGGAACTGTTGCGCGAATTGACGGGGGCCGAAGCGGCCACCGTCGTCAACAACAATGCGGCCGCCGTGCTGCTGATGCTGAACACCCTGGCGCAGAACAGGGAAGTCATCGTCTCGCGCGGCGAACTCGTGGAAATCGGCGGCGCCTTCCGCATCCCCGACGTCATGACGCGCGCCGGCGCCGTGCTGCGCGAAGTGGGCAGCACCAACCGCACGCACCTGGCCGACTATGCGAATGGCGTGAATGACGACACGGCCCTGTTGATGAAGGTCCATTGCAGCAATTACGCGATCACCGGCTTTACCAAGAGCGTGGAGCTCGACGAACTGGTGCCGCTGGCGGCAAAACACCATGTGCCGACCGCCGTGGACCTGGGCAGCGGGACCCTGGTCGACCTGGCGCAATACGGCCTGCCGCATGAAACGACGGTGCGCGAAACCATAGCAGCGGGGGCCGACCTGGTCACCTTCAGCGGCGACAAGCTGCTCGGTGGCCCCCAATGCGGCGTGATCGTCGGTCGCGCCGACCTGATCGCAAAGATCAAGCGGAACCCCTTGAAACGCGCGCTGCGGGTCGGCAAGCTGACGCTGGCCGCCTTGGAACCCGTGCTGCAGCTGTATCGCGCGCCGGACTTGCTGGCCGAACGCCTGACCACCTTGCGCCTCTTGACGCGTCCCGCCGCCGTCATGCGCGCGCAGGCGCAAACCCTGCTGCCGCTGTTGCAAAGCGTACTCGGCGCCACCTATATGGTTACCGCCGAAGCCATGAAAAGCCAGATCGGCAGCGGCGCCTTGCCCGTCGACCAGCTGCCCAGCTTTGGCCTGGCCATCCGCAGCGCGCCCGGTTCGCGCCTGAGCAATCCATTGGGCGTGCTGGAGCAGCGTTTGCGCGCCTTGCCGTGCCCCGTGATCGGGCGCATCGGGCAAGATACGCTATGGCTCGACTTGCGCTGCCTGGAAGCGGCGCACGTGACGACCTTCATCGCGCAGCTTGCCGGGTTGTCCGCATGA
- a CDS encoding GGDEF domain-containing protein, whose translation MRAAISESGLEPDLFTVEAAALAAARRMHANASASSAEQRRVLGELINHYERLMRETRRLIGRSDRAERDMHLLNRQLQTLAGQLEYRATHDPLTGALNRGAVIDHASRCLAQGDMALIVLDIDLFKQVNDDFGHPAGDGVIQAVVDCLKGLLGQETAIGRVGGEEFSVVWPTSSRDDAAQVAQRICETVGRQRHAAPITRAITISVGLSWNRAGTAFETAYSHADQALYQAKREGRNCVRQWLES comes from the coding sequence ATGCGCGCCGCCATCTCCGAGTCCGGACTGGAGCCCGACCTGTTCACCGTGGAAGCGGCGGCGCTGGCTGCCGCGCGCCGCATGCATGCCAACGCCAGCGCGTCGAGCGCGGAACAGCGGCGCGTGCTCGGTGAACTGATCAATCACTACGAGCGGCTGATGCGCGAGACGCGGCGCCTGATCGGCCGCAGCGACCGCGCCGAGCGCGACATGCATCTGCTGAACCGGCAATTGCAAACCCTGGCCGGCCAACTCGAATACCGCGCCACGCACGACCCGCTGACGGGCGCCCTGAATCGCGGCGCCGTGATCGACCACGCCTCGCGCTGCCTGGCGCAGGGCGACATGGCGCTGATCGTGCTCGACATCGACCTGTTCAAGCAGGTCAACGACGATTTCGGCCACCCTGCCGGCGATGGCGTGATCCAGGCCGTGGTCGACTGCCTGAAAGGATTGCTGGGACAGGAGACGGCCATCGGCCGGGTCGGCGGCGAAGAGTTTTCCGTGGTCTGGCCCACCTCCTCGCGCGACGACGCGGCGCAAGTGGCGCAGCGCATCTGCGAGACTGTCGGCCGCCAGCGCCATGCCGCGCCCATCACGCGCGCCATCACCATCAGCGTGGGCCTGAGCTGGAACCGCGCCGGCACGGCATTTGAAACGGCCTACAGCCACGCGGACCAGGCCCTGTACCAGGCCAAACGCGAAGGACGCAATTGCGTGCGCCAGTGGCTGGAAAGCTGA
- a CDS encoding SiaB family protein kinase, protein MLYEEFNEFWDVARKRNIIFFYVGYFSQHVVNAISETIKARLDTAGAAGPTRRRIFSSFIEMSQNIMHYSADSLTPDAQLDQQMRRGSFCIGTRGDSFFLLCANPVSTDNVAQIRARLEPLHTMTMEEIRLAYKKALREEAPADSKGAGLGFLTMARDASEPLEFEFVQDPQEPGHTIFCIKAII, encoded by the coding sequence GTGCTGTACGAAGAATTCAACGAGTTTTGGGATGTGGCCCGCAAGCGCAACATCATCTTTTTTTACGTGGGCTATTTCTCGCAGCACGTGGTGAATGCCATTTCCGAAACCATCAAGGCGCGCCTCGATACGGCCGGCGCTGCCGGGCCCACGCGGCGGCGCATCTTTTCCTCGTTCATCGAGATGTCGCAAAACATCATGCATTATTCCGCCGACAGCCTGACGCCCGATGCGCAGCTGGACCAGCAGATGCGGCGCGGCTCGTTCTGCATCGGCACGCGCGGCGACAGCTTTTTCCTGCTGTGCGCCAACCCCGTCTCGACGGACAACGTGGCGCAGATCCGCGCCCGGCTGGAGCCGCTGCACACCATGACGATGGAGGAAATCCGCCTGGCGTATAAAAAGGCCCTGCGCGAGGAAGCGCCCGCCGACAGCAAGGGCGCGGGCCTGGGTTTCCTCACCATGGCGCGCGACGCCAGCGAGCCGCTGGAATTCGAATTCGTCCAGGATCCCCAGGAACCGGGCCACACCATCTTCTGCATCAAAGCCATCATTTGA
- a CDS encoding substrate-binding periplasmic protein, translating to MKQASMARLLAVALLMPALAAAADVRIVGEHLPPSSMMEGNVVVGRETLKVRDIMARAGLSYSIELLPWKRAYAQALRERDTCIFSTSRTQEREAQFRWIGPLNEAEWILYGLAERHLALRTLADARGLVIGTVLGDARDDYLRQRGLNVAPVTQEWLNPQKLLLGRIDLWAVGMAVGSKPFAGKEWEDKVVPLLTFNRVQTYLACNKQLPETQALAMQRAAAAMRRDGSMAREHIR from the coding sequence ATGAAACAAGCAAGCATGGCACGGCTGCTGGCAGTGGCGCTGCTGATGCCGGCGCTGGCCGCGGCGGCGGACGTGCGCATCGTCGGCGAGCATTTGCCGCCGTCGAGCATGATGGAAGGCAATGTCGTCGTGGGACGTGAAACGCTCAAGGTGCGCGACATCATGGCGCGCGCCGGCCTTTCCTACAGCATCGAGCTGCTGCCGTGGAAGCGCGCGTATGCGCAGGCGCTGCGCGAGCGTGATACCTGCATCTTTTCCACCAGCCGCACGCAGGAGCGCGAAGCGCAATTTCGCTGGATCGGTCCCCTCAACGAAGCGGAATGGATACTCTACGGCCTGGCCGAACGGCACCTGGCGTTGCGCACGCTGGCCGATGCGCGCGGCCTGGTAATCGGCACGGTGCTCGGCGACGCGCGCGACGATTACCTGCGCCAGCGCGGCCTGAACGTGGCGCCCGTGACGCAGGAGTGGCTCAATCCGCAAAAGCTGCTGCTCGGACGCATCGACTTGTGGGCCGTCGGCATGGCGGTGGGCAGCAAGCCGTTTGCCGGCAAGGAGTGGGAGGACAAGGTGGTGCCGCTGCTGACCTTCAACCGGGTGCAGACTTACCTCGCCTGCAACAAGCAATTGCCCGAGACGCAGGCATTGGCCATGCAGCGGGCGGCGGCGGCCATGCGCCGCGACGGCAGCATGGCGCGCGAACATATCCGCTAA